The genome window CTCCTCCATGATATACCGTTCATAACAGTCCTGCTTTTCTGTTTTCTTTTGTAAAATCCTCTGCCGGAGCTGGCCGATTCCCCGTTCCAGCTTTGCAGCAGCCTCCTTTTGACCACTGTTATCACGCTTTACGATACAATATTTTTTCTCCGCCAGTTCCCCGATCTGTTTTATGGCTTTCAGCACAGCGGCGTTTATCTTGTCAACTTCATACACCCGGCAGTCACAGGTGTTTTCATCCACCGGCACATCCGCATGTCTGGTTGTTTGGCAATAAAAGATATCCGGCAAGCTTCTCCGGTATTCATAGTGCATAGTCCGGTTACAGTATCCGCATACGCAAAAGCCACTCAAAACAGTTCTTCTGAGCCGATACTGATCGTCTTTCTTATTTCGTTTCCCCTTCATTATGCGGCACTGCTCAAACGCCTGCTCAAATTCTTTCTCTGTCACAATCGCCTCATGGCAGTCCGGCACAATGACCTGTTCTTCCACTTCATTCTTTTTTGTGTGGGTGCCGCATGGCGCTGTCTTGCTCCGTTTGAAATTGACACATGCTCCCGTATATACCTGGTTCTTTAAAATTCCCCACACCATGTTATACTGCCAGCAGATCACCGTTGTGTTTTTCCGCACCATCATCCGCTTGCCTTTATATTTTTTCTCTGTCAGCGTTCCCGGTGTCGGTATCTCCGACTGGTTGAGCATCTTCACGATCTCCGGTATGGTATGTCCCGACAGCGCCATATCGAAAATGAACCGCACAATCTTTGCCCCTTCCAGCTCGATCTCAAGCTGGTTCTTTCTCTCCTTAGACCGCACATACCCAATCGGTGCCCTTCCTAAATACTCCCCCTTTCTGGCCTTTGATTTCTTTGCTGCCGTTATCTTTTTAGACAGGTCTTTACTGTATAAATCGTAAAGGAAGTTCTTGAACACAACATCCCAGTCTCCGGCAGTTCCCTCTTTTGCGTCACTGTCATAGTGATCGTTGACCGAAATAAATCGCACACCCAGGAACGGGAAAATCTGTTCCAGATACTCCCCTGCATCCAGAAAATTTCTGGCAAACCGTGAAAAATCCTTTACCATGATACACTGGATTTTTCCCCTCTTTACTTCCTCCATCATTTTCCGGAAAGCAGGGCGGTTGAAATTAGTACCGGAATAGCCATCATCCACAAATTCAATCACATCATATCCGGACAAATCCTGCCGGTTGCTGTATGTATAACAGAGCAGGTCACGCTGATGGCTGACACTGGCACTTTCATCCATTTCT of Roseburia hominis contains these proteins:
- a CDS encoding recombinase family protein, whose protein sequence is MKYKQVLAFYIRLSQEDLFKANGEMDESASVSHQRDLLCYTYSNRQDLSGYDVIEFVDDGYSGTNFNRPAFRKMMEEVKRGKIQCIMVKDFSRFARNFLDAGEYLEQIFPFLGVRFISVNDHYDSDAKEGTAGDWDVVFKNFLYDLYSKDLSKKITAAKKSKARKGEYLGRAPIGYVRSKERKNQLEIELEGAKIVRFIFDMALSGHTIPEIVKMLNQSEIPTPGTLTEKKYKGKRMMVRKNTTVICWQYNMVWGILKNQVYTGACVNFKRSKTAPCGTHTKKNEVEEQVIVPDCHEAIVTEKEFEQAFEQCRIMKGKRNKKDDQYRLRRTVLSGFCVCGYCNRTMHYEYRRSLPDIFYCQTTRHADVPVDENTCDCRVYEVDKINAAVLKAIKQIGELAEKKYCIVKRDNSGQKEAAAKLERGIGQLRQRILQKKTEKQDCYERYIMEEADRNQYLAVKQACDAEIEAAEKKIAELSKEMAMQAEVDDEQLKELENISLFARESALTKEMVEAMIKEVRIYRDDRYEIIWNFKNCILNG